One genomic region from Podarcis raffonei isolate rPodRaf1 chromosome Z, rPodRaf1.pri, whole genome shotgun sequence encodes:
- the TENT5D gene encoding terminal nucleotidyltransferase 5D isoform X1 encodes MQVLQEQRSFPSLAASSTTKSTNLERPGNSCSLPADFMMTEDLDPRFSFLTWDQIKILDQVLSEVIPIHGRGNFPTLEVKPKYIICAVKEQLIKNQIAVQDIRLNGSTASHILLKQNGPSYKDLDIIFSAELRNEHQFQVVKESVLNCILDFLPKGVNKEKITAKTMKDAYVQKMVKVSTDYDRWSLISLTNNSGKNVELKFVNSLRRQFEFSVDSFQIILNPVLDVYSNADGELSEDSNLSIIAESMYGDFDEAMEHLKYKLIATKKPEEIRGGGLLKYSNLLVRDFKPVNEAEIKSLERYMCSRFFIDFPDVTEQQRKIESYLRNHFIGEGKSKYDYLMTLRGVVDESTVCLMGHERRQTLNMITILALKVLGEQNIIPNAANVTCYYQPAPYISDRNFNNYYIAPRQPPIIYQPYSFHIPMQSGMV; translated from the exons ATGCAAGTTCTCCAAGAACAGAGGTCTTTTCCATCACTTGCTGCATCATCAACTACCAAATCTACTAACCTGGAGAGGCCTGGGAACTCCTGCAG TTTACCAGCTGATTTCATGATGACTGAGGATTTAGATCCAAGGTTCAGTTTTCTCACTTGGGATCAGATTAAAATACTGGATCAAGTGTTAAGTGAGGTGATCCCCATTCATGGCAGAGGGAATTTCCCGACGTTGGAGGTGAAGCCAAAATACATCATTTGTGCCGTCAAGGAGCAGCTGATCAAAAATCAGATCGCTGTCCAAGACATACGCCTGAATGGCTCCACAGCAAGCCAcatccttttaaaacaaaatggtcCCAGCTACAAGGACCTGGATATCATTTTTTCTGCTGAGCTTCGAAATGAGCATCAATTTCAGGTTGTGAAGGAGTCTGTCCTTAATTGCATCTTAGACTTCTTACCAAAAGGTGTCAACAAAGAAAAGATCACAGCAAAGACAATGAAGGATGCCTATGTGCAGAAGATGGTGAAAGTGTCTACAGATTATGATCGCTGGAGTCTTATCTCCTTGACAAACAACAGTGGGAAGAATGTTGAGCTTAAATTTGTCAACTCTCTCCGACGGCAGTTTGAGTTCAGTGTTGATTCCTTTCAGATAATCCTCAATCCTGTGTTAGATGTCTATAGCAATGCAGATGGTGAGCTGTCAGAAGATTCTAATTTGTCCATCATTGCTGAAAGCATGTATGGAGACTTTGATGAGGCCATGGAGCACCTGAAGTACAAACTGATTGCTACAAAAAAACCCGAAGAGATCCGTGGTGGAGGccttttgaaatatagcaaccttCTGGTTCGGGATTTTAAGCCAGTAAATGAGGCAGAAATTAAATCACTGGAACGTTACATGTGTTCTAGATTCTTCATTGATTTCCCTGATGTAACAGAGCAGCAGCGGAAGATTGAGTCATACTTGCGCAATCACTTCATTGGGGAAGGGAAGAGCAAGTACGACTACCTGATGACTCTGCGTGGGGTTGTGGACGAGAGCACGGTCTGCCTTATGGGACATGAGCGAAGGCAGACACTGAACATGATTACCATCTTGGCTCTCAAAGTGCTTGGAGAGCAGAATATCATTCCCAATGCAGCCAATGTAACATGCTACTATCAACCTGCTCCCTACATCAGCGACAGGAACTTCAACAATTACTATATTGCTCCTAGACAGCCACCCATTATCTACCAGCCCTATTCCTTTCACATTCCCATGCAGAGTGGCATGGTGTAG
- the TENT5D gene encoding terminal nucleotidyltransferase 5D isoform X2 — protein MMTEDLDPRFSFLTWDQIKILDQVLSEVIPIHGRGNFPTLEVKPKYIICAVKEQLIKNQIAVQDIRLNGSTASHILLKQNGPSYKDLDIIFSAELRNEHQFQVVKESVLNCILDFLPKGVNKEKITAKTMKDAYVQKMVKVSTDYDRWSLISLTNNSGKNVELKFVNSLRRQFEFSVDSFQIILNPVLDVYSNADGELSEDSNLSIIAESMYGDFDEAMEHLKYKLIATKKPEEIRGGGLLKYSNLLVRDFKPVNEAEIKSLERYMCSRFFIDFPDVTEQQRKIESYLRNHFIGEGKSKYDYLMTLRGVVDESTVCLMGHERRQTLNMITILALKVLGEQNIIPNAANVTCYYQPAPYISDRNFNNYYIAPRQPPIIYQPYSFHIPMQSGMV, from the coding sequence ATGATGACTGAGGATTTAGATCCAAGGTTCAGTTTTCTCACTTGGGATCAGATTAAAATACTGGATCAAGTGTTAAGTGAGGTGATCCCCATTCATGGCAGAGGGAATTTCCCGACGTTGGAGGTGAAGCCAAAATACATCATTTGTGCCGTCAAGGAGCAGCTGATCAAAAATCAGATCGCTGTCCAAGACATACGCCTGAATGGCTCCACAGCAAGCCAcatccttttaaaacaaaatggtcCCAGCTACAAGGACCTGGATATCATTTTTTCTGCTGAGCTTCGAAATGAGCATCAATTTCAGGTTGTGAAGGAGTCTGTCCTTAATTGCATCTTAGACTTCTTACCAAAAGGTGTCAACAAAGAAAAGATCACAGCAAAGACAATGAAGGATGCCTATGTGCAGAAGATGGTGAAAGTGTCTACAGATTATGATCGCTGGAGTCTTATCTCCTTGACAAACAACAGTGGGAAGAATGTTGAGCTTAAATTTGTCAACTCTCTCCGACGGCAGTTTGAGTTCAGTGTTGATTCCTTTCAGATAATCCTCAATCCTGTGTTAGATGTCTATAGCAATGCAGATGGTGAGCTGTCAGAAGATTCTAATTTGTCCATCATTGCTGAAAGCATGTATGGAGACTTTGATGAGGCCATGGAGCACCTGAAGTACAAACTGATTGCTACAAAAAAACCCGAAGAGATCCGTGGTGGAGGccttttgaaatatagcaaccttCTGGTTCGGGATTTTAAGCCAGTAAATGAGGCAGAAATTAAATCACTGGAACGTTACATGTGTTCTAGATTCTTCATTGATTTCCCTGATGTAACAGAGCAGCAGCGGAAGATTGAGTCATACTTGCGCAATCACTTCATTGGGGAAGGGAAGAGCAAGTACGACTACCTGATGACTCTGCGTGGGGTTGTGGACGAGAGCACGGTCTGCCTTATGGGACATGAGCGAAGGCAGACACTGAACATGATTACCATCTTGGCTCTCAAAGTGCTTGGAGAGCAGAATATCATTCCCAATGCAGCCAATGTAACATGCTACTATCAACCTGCTCCCTACATCAGCGACAGGAACTTCAACAATTACTATATTGCTCCTAGACAGCCACCCATTATCTACCAGCCCTATTCCTTTCACATTCCCATGCAGAGTGGCATGGTGTAG